A section of the Cydia splendana chromosome 1, ilCydSple1.2, whole genome shotgun sequence genome encodes:
- the LOC134791454 gene encoding protein cornichon, producing MAFSFPAFSYIIALIIDAFLIFFSIFHVIAFDELKTDYKNPIDQCNSLNPLVLPEYLLHLFINVLFLLSGEWFSLLINVPLILYHIHRYRTRPVMSGPGLYDPTSIMNADVLTVCQREGWIKLAFYLLSFFLYLYGMIVVLIAA from the exons ATGGCGTTTAGCTTTCCTGCTTTTTCCTATATTATAGCCCTTATAATAGACGCATTCCTTATATTTTTCTCGATTTTCCATGTGATAGCTTTTGATGAACTTAAAACTGATTATAAAAATCCAATAGATCAATGTAACAGCCTCAACCCG CTAGTCCTGCCGGAATATCTGCTGCACTTGTTTATAAACGTGTTATTCCTGTTATCGGGAGAATGGTTTTCGCTGTTGATTAACGTGCCTTTGATTCTGTATCACATACACAG ATACCGCACGCGGCCAGTTATGTCAGGGCCTGGCCTGTATGACCCCACAAGCATAATGAATGCAGATGTTCTGACAGTTTGTCAAAGAGAAGGCTGGATCAAATTGGCGTTCTACCTCTTGTCATTCTTTTTATACTTATACGG AATGATTGTGGTGCTGATTGCAGCATAA